The genomic stretch ATGTCACTTCTCCTCTGGCGGGGCCGTCTCGGCCTTCTTCGCCTCGTCGGCCTTCTTCGCCTCGTCGGCCTTGGCCGTCTTCTCGGGTGTCTCGATCCCGGTAACCTCCGCCGCCGTCTCGGACGTCTCGATCCCGGTGACCTCCGCCGCCGTCTCGGGCGTCTTCGCCTCGTCGGCCTTCTTCGCCTCGTCGGCCTTGGCCGTCTTCTCGGGTGTCTCGATCCC from Actinomycetota bacterium encodes the following:
- a CDS encoding transferrin-binding protein codes for the protein GIETPEKTAKADEAKKADEAKTPETAAEVTGIETSETAAEVTGIETPEKTAKADEAKKADEAKKAETAPPEEK